The Meiothermus sp. genome segment GTGGTGCTGTTTTTGGGCGCGGTGAGCGTGGGCGGGCCGTTTGTGTTTCCGCTTTTCCTGGAGCATGTCCGCATGAGCTTTACCCAGGTGGGCCTCTGGACGGTGATTGCTGCAAGCTGTGGGCTGGTGCTGAGCCCCTTGTGGGGCCGCCTGGCCGACCGGATTGGTCACTGGCAGGTGTTGCTCTTAAGCAGCAGTGTAGCCGCGCTGGTGCTCCCCCCGCTCTGGCTGCTGGGGGGGGCGGGCCGCCTCGAGACCATCTGGGCCGCCGCCGCCTTCGATGCGGTGGCCTGGGGCGGCATCGGCACCGCCCTCACCAACGTGGCGCTGCAAAGTGCGCCCCCCGAAAAGCGCAACCTCTATCTGGCCTGGTACTGGATGGCCTTTGCGGTAGGGGGCATTATGGGCTCTCTCTTAGGGGGGGTATTGGGCAGCCTGCACACCCAGTTAAAGCTCTTCCCCAGCCCCTACCACCTGCCCATCCTGGTCTCGATGCTTTTACGGGTGGTGGCCGTGTACTACCTGGGGTGGCGCATCCGGCGCGATAAAAGGCGAGCTGCGGGGCTCCTGGCCCCCACAGCAGGCTCTACAAATCGAGGGCCCACGTGAAGTACCCCTGCCACCCAGGCATCTTTGGTCTTTTCGCACCACAAGAAAAGCGGCCCTGGGGCCGCCTTTCGCGATGAGTTGAGGGCTTACTCGAGGCCCGACAGCCTGCGGTTTTTGGCGATGTAGTCATGCCACTGCTCGGGCACATCTTCTTCGGGGTAGATGGCCGAGACCGGGCAGGCCGGCACACAAGCGCCGCAGTCAATGCATTCGTCGGGGTGGATGTAGAACTGGTCTCCACCGTCGTAGATGCACTCCACCGGGCAGACTTCGACACAGGACTTGTCCTTGGTGCCGATGCAGGGTTCAACAATTACGTGGGGCATGGTTTTCCTCCATTGGTTGGCTTGGGGTTTTTGGACAAAGCAAAGCCGCCAAACTGAGCCTTATTCTAAGGAATTCTGGGAAAAGTCAAGGGGTATGCGAAAGCTATTCCGCAAAATGTTATAGAAAAGAGGGGGTGTGGGGGAGCTATAAAACCCATCCCCTTCAGGGGTGGGATACATGGACTCCCCCACGTGCCCCGCAGGGGCACATAGCACGATGGGTGGCCGATCTGCTAGAATTGTGCCTGGAAACAAAAGTTTCCGGGGTTCTTGAGAGTACAGGTATGGGGTTCCGCCCACGAAGCGCTGGGCGGGTAAAACCTGTAGCGTAGACCTCGGACGTGTGCGGCGAAAACCAAGCCGTGCATCAACGTCCGAACTACCGTGGGGCACACGGGAAGTCACGCTTGGGGAGAGGGTGTAAGACCTACACATCGTGGGCAGTCCTCGTTGAACCAAGAATCCCACCGGCTTTAGCTGTGGGAGTGTCAATCTGTCGGAATGCGGCCCTAACCTGCCGCGGGCCATTCAGGTATGAGTCTAGACCCCGTTGATTTTCTAAAGGGCGCCCTCGAGATTCCCTCGGTCTCGGGGCAGGAACGCACGGTGGCCCAGTACCTGGCCGAAGGTATGAAAAAGCTGGGCTATGCCAAAGCCTGGGTAGACGAGGCCGACAATGCCCGGGGTCAGGTGGGCACGGGGCCGATGCAAGTGGTGCTGCTGGGCCACATCGACACCGTGCCGGGGATGGTGCCGGTGCGGCTCGAGGGCGACAAGCTCTTTGGCCGGGGTTCGGTGGACGCCAAAGGGCCTTTTGTGACCTTTGTGCTGGCCGCCGCCGGGCTTCCTGAAGAGGTCTTGCGAAAGCTCACCATCCACGTAGTCGGGGCCACCGAGGAGGAAGTGCCCAGCTCCAAAGGCGCCCGCTACGTGGTGGACAAGCTCAAGCCCGACTTTGTGGTGATTGGGGAGCCCTCGAGCTGGCAAGGCATCACCCTGGGCTACAAGGGCCGCCTGCTGGTGCGGGTGCGGCGCGAAAAGGACAACTTCCACTCCGCCCACCACGAGCCCAACGCCGCCGAGGAGCTGATCAGCTACTTTGTCAGCATCAAGGCCTGGGCCGAGGCCATGAACGGGGGCCAGGGGCCTTTCAACCAGGTGCAGTACAACTTGCGCGACTTCAAAATCGAGCACCCCGACAACCGCCAGCTGGCCGAGATGAAGTTTGACCTGCGCCTGCCCCCCCGGCTTTCGGTCGAGGAGGCCATCCGCCACCTTTCAGCCTATGCCCCGCCCATCCTGGATCTGGACTTCTCCGGGCGCGAGGTGCCCTATGTGGGCCCCAAGGACACCCCCCTCACCCGTGCCCTGCGGCTGGGTATCCGGCAGGCGGGCGGCGAGCCGGTGTTCAAATACAAAACTGGCACCTCCGACATGAACATCGTGGCCCCTCACTGGAAAGTGCCCATGGTGGCCTACGGGCCGGGCGACTCCACCCTCGACCACACCCCCAACGAGCATGTGGAAATCCCCGAGTTTTTGAAGGCCATCGAGGCTTTGCGAGCAGCCCTTACGCGGCTGGCGAAGTAGGTGAGGGTGCCGAAAACCCAAAGCCGAAGGCTCAAGGCCAGCGAAAGCAGCCTATCTACCGTCCGTAGTCGATGGCTGTGCAGCGGATGTGCCGAACGGGGGCCTTAGGCTTCCGCTCCAAAACCCACCTGCCGCAGGGCTTCATAAAGCCCCACCCCCACCGCTACGGCCAGGTTGAGCGAGCGCCCGCCTTGGCCGGGCATAGGGATGGTGACGCTGGGAAAGCGCCCCAGCACCTCCGGCGGTAAGCCCCTGCTCTCCGGGCCAAAGAGCAGGTAATCGCCCGGCCGGTACTGCACCTCGGTGTAAAGCCGCGGCACCTTGCTGCTAAAAGCCCAGACCCGGCTGCCCTGGGGCAAAGCTTCCAGAAAAGCCTGCCAGGAGTCGTGCAGAACGTAGTCGAGCGCGGGCCAGTAATCCAGCCCGGCCCGCCTGAGCTTGGGGCTATTCCACTGGAAACCCAGCGGGCGCACCAGGTGCAGCGCGGCCCCCGTGGCTGCACAGGTGCGGGCAATGTTGCCGGCGTTTTGCGGGATTTCGGGCTGGTAGAGGACTACCTTGAACATGCCCCGAATTTATCGCACTTAGGCCCCATACCCGGGGGCCATTTGATTAAGGTGCGGTGCGGCAGGTAACGGCAAAAAGGGGTAAAAGGTAACGTCTTGGTGTGCATTTTGCACCAGGATCACCCCCTGGCTGATGCTACCTTCGAGGGAATGGCTGAGGGGTATCCCGAAATTGGGCTGATGCTGCTGGCAACTGCTGTCGGCCTGGTGCTGTGGTGGCTGGCCCAAGGTGAGCCGGTATGGCGCTGGGCCAGTTTGGGGATGCTGGCCTGGGGGCTTCAGACCGGGGTTGGGCTGCTCGAGCGCACCCAGGGCCTCGAGGCCCCCTTCACACCCTCCCAGGCGCTGCTGCTTGTTGCAGCCCTGGCCTGGAGCGCCAACCTGCGTCAGCTAAAGCCCACCGAGCCGCCCCGCCTGACCCTGGCCCTGATGCCCCTTCTGCTGGCAGCGTTGGCTGGAACGCTTTACTGGGTGCCCTCGCGTTTTGCTGAGGTCGTCTGGCTGGTCGATTGGCTACCGATGCTCTTTGCGCTGCCCTTACTGGAGGCTGCCCTGCGGGGGCGGGCCAGCGAGGCCCGGCTGGTATGGGGCTTGGGGCTGCTGCTCAAGGCAGGGGGTAGCCTGGCCCTGGGGTGGTTGGACGGGGCAGCGGGGTTTGTGTATGTTGCCTGGGCCCTGGGCTACATCCTGATCGGCTGGGGAGGCTACCTCGAGGCCAAAGACGAGCGTATCGGTAAGGTTTTGTTGGGGTTTATCCCGACCGCCCTGCTTTGCTGCCTGGTGCTGCTGGGCATAGGGCTGGGCCAGGCCAACCATGCCTTTGGGCCGCTCATCCTGGCCGGGTGGGGATATGCAGTTTTGCTGGCCCTGGGCGGGATTGGACTGGTCATCTACCAGCGCATCAGCAACGCTGAGCGCCAGCTGGAGTTGTGGATCAACTTGCTCGAGACCCTCTCCAGCAAAAGTCAGTCTACCCAACACCTGATTCCCGAAGGGGTTTTACAAAGCGTTCTACACGGCCTGAAGCCGCTTTATGGCAACCTGGTGGGGCTGGAGGTACGTTCGGATGTGACCGTCCGGGCAGGCCAGAGCGGCCCTTACGTGCATACCTTTGAGCTGGCCCTCGAGCACCCCGCCGAAGGTCGGCTCTACTTTTCCGGCCCCCCCAGGGACGAGCGGGGGCTGGAAGCCCTGGCTCCTTTGCTCACCGAGCGACTGCGGCTCTCCCTGACCCTCAACGAATGGCGCAGCAAAGCCTACACCGACCCCCTCACCGGCCTCTTGAACCGCCGGGGATTTGAGCGCCAGATGCAGCGGCTGATTCGCCTGGCGGGCGAGCGGGGCAAGCCCCTAACCCTAGCCCTGCTGGACATAGACCACTTCAAGCGGGTCAACGACACCTATGGTCACCCGTTGGGCGACGAGGTGCTCAAACAACTGGCCGAGTTGCTGCGCAAGGCAAGCCGGAGCGACGACCTGGCCGTGCGGCTGGGGGGTGAAGAGTTTAGTCTGGTGTTGTTTGGGGCCGACCTCGAGGATGCCTACCGTGTGTTGGAGCGCATCCGGGCCGAGGTGCGGGCCTTGCGCATTAACCCAATTGGCTGGAACCTGAGCATCTCGGGCGGTTTGGCCGGTGGGGAGATTCCTCCCTCGATGGCCACCGTGCAGCGCTGGCTCGAGCAAGCCGACCAGGCGCTTTACGAGGCCAAGCAAGCGGGCCGAGACCGGGTCTATCCCCTTCCCACCTCTACCCTGGTGTTGCAGGATTTGCTCGAGCAATAGGGCGCTCTTCACAAATATTGAGCCCCCAGGATAGGGAGTCCTTTGTCCCAGAGCGGTTCTAACGAATGCCCAGCACGTCATTATTTGCCGTGCTCGGTACATTACAGTGCTTTTTGCGTAATGGTGGAAACTGCGGCACGGACTACGGTTGATAAGAAATCCGTTTATTTCGTTACCTAATTTTCTGAACAATCACCCAAAATGCTGATGCTCGAAAGAAGAGGTCATGACAGAGGGTTTCGCTTCAGATGAGCACTGCCCCCACCCGACCTCCCCCGCTGGGGGAGGAAAAGGAGATTTTTCGCCAAGGTCAAATGGAACGAAATAATACCAGATTCGGTTAGTTCGGCGCCGGATGGCGGCGAACTAACAGGGCCGAAGTTATCCGCGTAGCGGAGGGCGTAAGCCCCTTTGGAAGGGAGACGCTTTCTTCGCCGACCGTTCGGGAGGGGGGTGCTCTAGGATTCAAAAAAATAGCCTCTGGGGGATCTTTGGTTTGGATGATTATCTTTTTGAATCCGGTATAAGCAGGTTTCCTAGTGATGCACGGAAACTCGCGTTTGTGCACTGGCCTGGCGCGGATAACCGTGCCACCCCGCTGCACGGCTAAGCAAGCCTATCACCTTGGTGAGGCAGGTCTCTTTAGTGCACGGGCAACTTTTTTTGAAGCACGCTGATTGCCCGCAATTGCGATATGCGTCTCTCGCATACCGAACTATTTATTACTAGCCCTTCTTGTTTTTTGCAGGCGCCACATCTGTAAAGCGTACGATAGGGCTAGCCTCCAAGCCCTAAAACACTCTGGTCACCGCGCAAAATGCGCACCTGCACACCCTCGGCCACCAGATGAGCTCTCTTTTGCAGCAGTCGCTGCACCCCGTCGCTTAAACCAAATACCCGCCTTCCTTTTTCCCCTGGCCATAGAAAAAACCCCTCGGGCAAAGCCACCAGGTGTACCTGGGATGCCCGGGCGCTGGCCCGTAATGCGCCCTCCAGAACCTTCCCGGAGGCCAGCATGGTTAGGAGAATCAGGTTGACGCCGGGGCCAGGCTCGGGTACCGGCATAGCGTCAACCTGAGGGTGGGCACGGCCCAGCTCGGCGAGCAGCCGCTGCTCGTGCACGGATCCATAGCCCGCAGGTAAGGTCTTTTTGCCCAACGATAGACCTACCGCCAGCCCCTCTTCGGCCGCAGCGCGTATCAGGCTGGCGGCCAGACTACAGGCGTGCTCGAGGTAAACCGCCCCAGACTTGCCGGTTCCCTGTAAGTCCAGGTGTAGCCAGACCGCGCTGCTCCTTACCCGCTCAAACTCCCTTAGCATTGGCCGGCCATGGCGGGCGGTAGCCTTCCAGTGGAGGTGTCGCAGGGGGTCACCAGGGGAGTACGCACGCACCCCCACAAACCGGGTGGCATCCTCCAGGCCCCCCGCGGCAGGTTGCCCATCGGCCAAGAGGATGCGCTTGAGGTCTGGTAGGAGCACCGGGTATACCTGGGGGTAAACCACCACCGAGGCCTGTGCTGGGTTGAGGGGCACTTCTCGCTCGAGCACGCCCAGCACATCACGCAGGTACATCCGCACGCCCGGTAAAGCATGCTCACCTCGACGCCGGGCCAGCAGGTTAATAACTTTGTCTAATCGCCAGTTGCCCCACACCAAGGCCCGTCCGCCCCAGGGCAGCACCCCCAACGGGGCCGAACCTTCTCCTTCCAGCCTCACGTATAGGGGAATCCAGGTCTGAAGCACAACCTGGAGATGGGCTTCGGCCGTTTTCCCCATATGAAGAAATGGCCTGGGTGTAACAAGAGAAATCCGCGCACGCGCCCAACACGGCCCGAACACAAGCAGGCCCACAACGAGCAGTGGTAGCAACCATACCCCCATGGCTATTGCTCAAGCCTCTACCGGTACCGGGAGGCTTTGCAAAATTTCCTCCAATATTCGCTCTGCCCGAACCCCCTCGAGCCTTGCCTCGTAGCGCAGCAGCAGACGGTGCGCCAGCACCGGCACAACCGCACTTTGCAGGTCGTCCGGTAATACAAAGTCGCGTCCGGCCAGGGCCGCCAAAGCCTGAGCAAAGCGCTGTAAAGCCAGGGCAGCCCTGGGGCTTGCCCCGAGTAGCACCTGGGGCGACTGCCGGGTGGCGTGGACAATGGCCATGAGGTACTCCTCGAGGTCGGGCTCAATGTGCACCTGCCGTACTTCTCTTTGTAGGTGCAAAATCTCTTCAGCCTGGGTAAGGGGTTCTAGGGCTTCCTCGGGGTTTGCGTCCCGCAGCCGGCGTAGCATCTCGAGTTCAGCCTGAGGCTCGGGGTAGCGCAAGCTCAAGCGGCAGATGAAGCGGTCGAGCTGGGCCTCAGGAAGGCGATAGGTACCTTCTTGCTCGATGGGGTTTTGGGTGGCGATCACCCAGAAGGGTCGGGGCAGCAGGTGGGTTTGGCCTTCCAGCGTTACCTGCCCTTCCTGCATGGCTTCCAGCAGGGCCGACTGGGTTTTTGGGGTGGCCCGATTAAGCTCGTCAGCCAACAGCACCCCGGTGAAGATGGGCCCGGGCCGAAAGCGAAACTCACCGTTGTGATAGATGTAGACCCCGGTAAGGTCGCTGGGGAGCAGGTCGGGGGTCATCTGCACCCGCCGGTAGGCCAAGCCCAGGCTGCGGGCCAACGCCCGGGCCAGGGAGGTTTTGCCTGTTCCCGGCACATCCTCCAGCAACAAGTGTCCACCCGATAACAACGCGGCCAAGGCCTGCCGAATCACCTCGGCCTTTCCGACAATCACCTGCGCTACCTGTCGTTCGATGCGCTCGCACCACGCAGCAATCATGAGGGGGAGAACCTCCGAGGTAGTTCTTCGGCCAAACCCGTGGCTTCGTCGCCGTACTTTGCAAGCCGTCGCCCGCCGTAGCGCACCTGTTGGTAGAGCTCCAAGAGCCGTTGCAGGGAGACCTTATCCTCGGGCCGCTCTCTGGTGAGTCCATCTACGTAACGGCCTGGGCTCGCAAAGGGTGGCCGAGGCCAGCCCTGGCGCCCCATTTGCTGCTCGAAGCGGCGGTAGGCCTCGCGAATGGGGTCTTGCAAGGGCACATAGGGTGTAGCGGCATCGGCGTGCGGGTGAAGGGGCTTGGGCTGGCCGGCTTCGGTTTGCTGCAACCGCCAGGCGAGGTAGAGGAGTCCCATTAGCATCAAGAACCCCAAGCCAGCCATCAGAGTTGCCAGCAGATAGCCTGTCTCGGTGAAGCCGGGTGGTACCGGGCGATCTAACCACTCCTGCGCTTCCAAGCCTAAGCCCTCGAGCCCCGTGGGAAGGGTAAAACCCCCCAGACCCTCTCCGCCTCGCAACCCCGCCAGCAGCACAACCCAGGTGAGGGTCACTGCCAGCACCGGTAGCAAGAAGGAGCCGCCGCTCGCACGGCGCTTAGCCCGATGCCCCCAAAAAACCAAGATCAGCACCAGGGCCAGCACCAGCAACAACGTCATCTGCAACCCATTCAAAACTTGATCCAACCGAGGAAGCCAGGGCTCGAGGGCCGAGCTTGCGGGCCGCACCCAGCGCACCGGGGGCGCGGACGGGCCAGGGGCCTGGAGCACGTCACCTGCAGGAGCAGTCGGCATTGGCTGAACCAGCGCTGGGCTCGAGCTCGACGAAGGTGGTCCCACGCTCAGACTCCCAAATCCCACCCCAACCGCGGCGCACACCAACGCCAATGCAACCAACCCCGCAGGCCTCAGCCAGAACGGACGCCCCAGGCTCTGCGTCAGGGCCAATTCACGCACCAGCCCATACAAAAGGTGCAGCACCAGCAGCCAGCCCAGCAACCCGCCGGAGGGAAGCAGCGCCAGCAGCCCCAGCCCTGGCCACATCGCCCAGCGCATGTTCCTTTGTGTGGTTCCAGCAATTGTGCCAAAAACCCACAGCACCAGGGTGGTTTGGAAGCAGTGCACCCAGGCTAGCTCCCAGGAGGCCGGAGAACCCGTAAAATGCAGCAAGCCCGGGAGGGCCGAAAACCATAAAAAGCCATCGCGGTAACGGCTGCGCCACAACAGGACGAACATACCCATTCCCAATAGCAGCGGAAAGCGTAGCTCGGGTGCTGATACCAGCAAAAAGACCACAGCTACCCAACCAATAAAAACCTGTTGAAGAGAGAAGCGAAGCGGGCCAAGCGGCTTGTGTAGATATGCTCGTGAGTACAGCGGCAAATCAAGGCCTTGAACATCCCAAACCTTCATATTTTGATTGTAGGCAATAGACAAAAAAAAAATAGGTGCCACCCTCTCCTAAAGGAGAACTGAGATGAAAAAGATCGGTTTAATTTTCGTTTTGACGTTCTTGGCCTTCGGGGGCCTGGCCCGGTATTACACGCTCTCCCAATCCGACCAGACCGCCTGTATGCGCATTCGAGACTGCCATTTCCCAGAGAAGGGCCCGACCGGCAACAATTTGCCCAACACGAAGCTTCTACTTACGGGCGTGTATGACTGGCGGTAGTGGTGGCTTTGCTACGAGTTTCATCTAAACTCGACCTGAGTTTGCCTTAGCAAAGCCTGGTCACTTCCGTCGGTTCAGGTAGCTCGGCCCCAATAGGCAACAGATGCCAGGGTTCGCACAAGATTGGAAAAGACGGGGCCCTATCCTCCTTCTTTCGGTGGCGGCCACTGTCTATTTTCGTAAAAGCCGCACCATCTCCACCAGTTGGGCAGGCGCGGGGGGCTCGAGGTCGGCCTGGCAGCGGGCCAGGTAGGCTTCCAGTATCTCCTCCCCTACCGATTCCAGCGCACTCCTGACCCCACTCAACAGGGTTAGAATATCGCGGCATTCCCGATCTTCTTCCACCATCTTCTGCAAACCGCGCACCTGGCCTTCCAGGCGGCGCAAGCGGTGGATAATCCGGGTCTTTTCGCTGGGGTCGAAGGGAGCGTTTGGGGTGGGTGCGGAGGCAGTGGGCAAGGCAACCCTCCTTTAGCGGGTAATGGGGTATTTGCGCGACATCCAGGCCTGAATTCCCCCATTCACCAGGTTGAGGTTCTGGTAGCCCTTGCCCATCAGGTACTGCACCGCTACGGCGCTGCGGTTCTGGGTGTTGCAGTGGATGTAGACCGGGCGATCCTTGGGCACCCGGCTCCACCAGCGCTCAATCTCTTGCAAGGGCCAGTTGATCGCGCCTTTGACGTGTCCCTGGGCAAACTCCTGGGGGGTGCGCACATCAATTACCAGCACCTTGGGGTTAGCAAGGGCCGCCTTCAGGTCGTCTACCGTGACGATTCTGGGCTGGGCCAGACCCCAGGAGAATAGGGCCAGCAGCATGAGGGGGGCTATCCTCATGCCACCACCCCAGCGCTGGCTTTGATGGCCGCCTCCACAAACACCCGGTCGGGCTGCCCACCCAGGATGCGCTGCTGGGTAGCCCCGCTGATGATGGTATCGGGCACCCCGGAGATGCTGTAGCGCCTGGAAAGCTGGGGAAACTCGCTGGCCTCCACCCCTTCGGCGATAACGTTGGGGTTGTGATAGGCCAGCTTGTAGGTCGCGAGCACGGCCTGGGGGCAGTAGGGGCAGGTGGGGGTCACGAAGGCCTGCATGCGCACCGGCGAGGTCACTTTTTGCAGGTCGGCCTGCGACTTTTCGCCCAGCTTGGTCTCGCCGGTGCCCAGCATCAGCAGGGTCTCGATAAGGGTGCTGAACTCGTAGCCGGCCGGCAGCCCCAAAAAGCGAATGTTGCTGCGCTGTGAACCTTTTTCGCGCAGCAGGATGGTAGGCGCATAGCTCAGGCCCAGGGCCTGCGCCTCGGGGTCGGCGTGCAAGGAGCGCTGCTCGAGGCTGAGATTGGGGTTCAAAGCGACAACTTCCTTTAGCAAGCCCAGGGTCTCATCCTGAAGGCCCACTTCCTGCCCGGGAAGTTCGATACCCGAGGTAGTAAACACCACCAGCTCCACCGGGTTTTGAATAGGGGCCAGCATTTCACGCACCTGGGCTTGAATTTTCTCGTCTAAGAACATGGTTTCTCCTTTGGCTGGGGGCCCTTATACCCCCACCGGTATATCAAGTATACCCCCTGGGGATATATTTCGCAAGGGCGTCCGGCCCCTAAACTAAGGAGGTATGTGGGGTTGGTTCAAAAGTCTGTTGGGTTTAGGGCCCAGGGTGCCCCGTATCACGGTCAAAGAGGCCCAGGAGAAGCTCAAGGCTGGAGCGGTGATGATTGACGTGCGCACCCCCCTCGAGCGCAAGATGAGCAAAATTCCCGGCTCCCAGGGCTTACCGCTGGCCGAACTGGCCAAGCGTTGGGAGAGCCTGCCCAAGAACAAGCCCATCATCTGCCAGTGCGAAAGCGGCAGCCGCAGCCAGCAAG includes the following:
- a CDS encoding tRNA (cytidine(34)-2'-O)-methyltransferase, with translation MFKVVLYQPEIPQNAGNIARTCAATGAALHLVRPLGFQWNSPKLRRAGLDYWPALDYVLHDSWQAFLEALPQGSRVWAFSSKVPRLYTEVQYRPGDYLLFGPESRGLPPEVLGRFPSVTIPMPGQGGRSLNLAVAVGVGLYEALRQVGFGAEA
- a CDS encoding ferredoxin; its protein translation is MPHVIVEPCIGTKDKSCVEVCPVECIYDGGDQFYIHPDECIDCGACVPACPVSAIYPEEDVPEQWHDYIAKNRRLSGLE
- a CDS encoding [LysW]-lysine hydrolase, which translates into the protein MSLDPVDFLKGALEIPSVSGQERTVAQYLAEGMKKLGYAKAWVDEADNARGQVGTGPMQVVLLGHIDTVPGMVPVRLEGDKLFGRGSVDAKGPFVTFVLAAAGLPEEVLRKLTIHVVGATEEEVPSSKGARYVVDKLKPDFVVIGEPSSWQGITLGYKGRLLVRVRREKDNFHSAHHEPNAAEELISYFVSIKAWAEAMNGGQGPFNQVQYNLRDFKIEHPDNRQLAEMKFDLRLPPRLSVEEAIRHLSAYAPPILDLDFSGREVPYVGPKDTPLTRALRLGIRQAGGEPVFKYKTGTSDMNIVAPHWKVPMVAYGPGDSTLDHTPNEHVEIPEFLKAIEALRAALTRLAK
- a CDS encoding rhodanese-like domain-containing protein; protein product: MRIAPLMLLALFSWGLAQPRIVTVDDLKAALANPKVLVIDVRTPQEFAQGHVKGAINWPLQEIERWWSRVPKDRPVYIHCNTQNRSAVAVQYLMGKGYQNLNLVNGGIQAWMSRKYPITR
- a CDS encoding thioredoxin family protein codes for the protein MFLDEKIQAQVREMLAPIQNPVELVVFTTSGIELPGQEVGLQDETLGLLKEVVALNPNLSLEQRSLHADPEAQALGLSYAPTILLREKGSQRSNIRFLGLPAGYEFSTLIETLLMLGTGETKLGEKSQADLQKVTSPVRMQAFVTPTCPYCPQAVLATYKLAYHNPNVIAEGVEASEFPQLSRRYSISGVPDTIISGATQQRILGGQPDRVFVEAAIKASAGVVA
- a CDS encoding metal-sensitive transcriptional regulator, with the protein product MPTASAPTPNAPFDPSEKTRIIHRLRRLEGQVRGLQKMVEEDRECRDILTLLSGVRSALESVGEEILEAYLARCQADLEPPAPAQLVEMVRLLRK
- a CDS encoding DUF58 domain-containing protein; this encodes MGKTAEAHLQVVLQTWIPLYVRLEGEGSAPLGVLPWGGRALVWGNWRLDKVINLLARRRGEHALPGVRMYLRDVLGVLEREVPLNPAQASVVVYPQVYPVLLPDLKRILLADGQPAAGGLEDATRFVGVRAYSPGDPLRHLHWKATARHGRPMLREFERVRSSAVWLHLDLQGTGKSGAVYLEHACSLAASLIRAAAEEGLAVGLSLGKKTLPAGYGSVHEQRLLAELGRAHPQVDAMPVPEPGPGVNLILLTMLASGKVLEGALRASARASQVHLVALPEGFFLWPGEKGRRVFGLSDGVQRLLQKRAHLVAEGVQVRILRGDQSVLGLGG
- a CDS encoding MoxR family ATPase, which codes for MIAAWCERIERQVAQVIVGKAEVIRQALAALLSGGHLLLEDVPGTGKTSLARALARSLGLAYRRVQMTPDLLPSDLTGVYIYHNGEFRFRPGPIFTGVLLADELNRATPKTQSALLEAMQEGQVTLEGQTHLLPRPFWVIATQNPIEQEGTYRLPEAQLDRFICRLSLRYPEPQAELEMLRRLRDANPEEALEPLTQAEEILHLQREVRQVHIEPDLEEYLMAIVHATRQSPQVLLGASPRAALALQRFAQALAALAGRDFVLPDDLQSAVVPVLAHRLLLRYEARLEGVRAERILEEILQSLPVPVEA
- a CDS encoding DUF4129 domain-containing protein; amino-acid sequence: MFVLLWRSRYRDGFLWFSALPGLLHFTGSPASWELAWVHCFQTTLVLWVFGTIAGTTQRNMRWAMWPGLGLLALLPSGGLLGWLLVLHLLYGLVRELALTQSLGRPFWLRPAGLVALALVCAAVGVGFGSLSVGPPSSSSSPALVQPMPTAPAGDVLQAPGPSAPPVRWVRPASSALEPWLPRLDQVLNGLQMTLLLVLALVLILVFWGHRAKRRASGGSFLLPVLAVTLTWVVLLAGLRGGEGLGGFTLPTGLEGLGLEAQEWLDRPVPPGFTETGYLLATLMAGLGFLMLMGLLYLAWRLQQTEAGQPKPLHPHADAATPYVPLQDPIREAYRRFEQQMGRQGWPRPPFASPGRYVDGLTRERPEDKVSLQRLLELYQQVRYGGRRLAKYGDEATGLAEELPRRFSPS
- a CDS encoding rhodanese-like domain-containing protein — translated: MWGWFKSLLGLGPRVPRITVKEAQEKLKAGAVMIDVRTPLERKMSKIPGSQGLPLAELAKRWESLPKNKPIICQCESGSRSQQAAEFLASKGLEVYNLAGGISAWQAAGLPVKKGDIQR
- a CDS encoding diguanylate cyclase, yielding MAEGYPEIGLMLLATAVGLVLWWLAQGEPVWRWASLGMLAWGLQTGVGLLERTQGLEAPFTPSQALLLVAALAWSANLRQLKPTEPPRLTLALMPLLLAALAGTLYWVPSRFAEVVWLVDWLPMLFALPLLEAALRGRASEARLVWGLGLLLKAGGSLALGWLDGAAGFVYVAWALGYILIGWGGYLEAKDERIGKVLLGFIPTALLCCLVLLGIGLGQANHAFGPLILAGWGYAVLLALGGIGLVIYQRISNAERQLELWINLLETLSSKSQSTQHLIPEGVLQSVLHGLKPLYGNLVGLEVRSDVTVRAGQSGPYVHTFELALEHPAEGRLYFSGPPRDERGLEALAPLLTERLRLSLTLNEWRSKAYTDPLTGLLNRRGFERQMQRLIRLAGERGKPLTLALLDIDHFKRVNDTYGHPLGDEVLKQLAELLRKASRSDDLAVRLGGEEFSLVLFGADLEDAYRVLERIRAEVRALRINPIGWNLSISGGLAGGEIPPSMATVQRWLEQADQALYEAKQAGRDRVYPLPTSTLVLQDLLEQ